A region from the Bos indicus x Bos taurus breed Angus x Brahman F1 hybrid chromosome 9, Bos_hybrid_MaternalHap_v2.0, whole genome shotgun sequence genome encodes:
- the PSMB1 gene encoding proteasome subunit beta type-1 isoform X2 codes for MLSSVAAYSGAGRDLAMEPHSSVGPLQLRFSPYAFNGGTDKTVIGCSGFHGDCLTLTKIIEARLKMYKHSNNKAMTTGAIAAMLSTILYSRRFFPYYVYNIIGGLDEEGKGAVYSFDPVGSYQRDSFKAGGSASAMLQPLLDNQVGFKNMQNVEHVPLSLDRAMRLVKDVFISAAERDVYTGDALKVCIVTKEGIREETVPLRKD; via the exons ATGTTGTCCTCCGTTGCTGCGTACTCAGGCGCCGGCCGAGACCTGGCCATGGAACCTCACAGCTCCGTGGGCCCTTTGCAGCTGCGCTTTTCGCCCTACGCTTTCAACGGAGG aacagACAAAACAGTCATTGGATGTAGCGGTTTTCATGGAGATTGTCTTACCCTGACCAAAATTATTGAAGCAAGACTAAAG ATGTACAAGCATTCCAACAATAAGGCCATGACCACTGGGGCAATCGCTGCGATGCTGTCCACAATCCTGTACTCCAGGCGCTTCTTCCCCTACTATGTGTACAACATCATCGGGGGGCTTGATGAAGAAG GAAAGGGAGCCGTGTACAGCTTTGACCCGGTAGGGTCCTACCAGAGAGACTCGTTCAAGGCTGGAGGCTCAGCCAGTGCCATGCTGCAGCCCCTGCTTGACAACCAG GTTGGTTTTAAGAACATGCAGAATGTGGAGCATGTCCCACTGTCCTTGGACAGGGCCATGCGGCTTGTGAAAGATGTCTTCATTTCTGCTGCTGAGAGAGATGTGTACACCGGGGATGCACTCAAGGTCTGCATCGTGACCAAGGAGGGCATCAGGGAGGAGACTGTTCCTCTGCGGAAGGACTGA
- the PSMB1 gene encoding proteasome subunit beta type-1 isoform X1 translates to MLSSVAAYSGAGRDLAMEPHSSVGPLQLRFSPYAFNGGTVLAIAGEDFSIVASDTRLSEGFSIHTRDSPKCYKLTDKTVIGCSGFHGDCLTLTKIIEARLKMYKHSNNKAMTTGAIAAMLSTILYSRRFFPYYVYNIIGGLDEEGKGAVYSFDPVGSYQRDSFKAGGSASAMLQPLLDNQVGFKNMQNVEHVPLSLDRAMRLVKDVFISAAERDVYTGDALKVCIVTKEGIREETVPLRKD, encoded by the exons ATGTTGTCCTCCGTTGCTGCGTACTCAGGCGCCGGCCGAGACCTGGCCATGGAACCTCACAGCTCCGTGGGCCCTTTGCAGCTGCGCTTTTCGCCCTACGCTTTCAACGGAGG TACTGTATTGGCAATTGCTGGAGAAGATTTTTCAATTGTTGCTTCTGACACTAGATTAAGTGAAGGGTTTTCAATTCACACACGGGACAGCCCCAAATGTTACAAATT aacagACAAAACAGTCATTGGATGTAGCGGTTTTCATGGAGATTGTCTTACCCTGACCAAAATTATTGAAGCAAGACTAAAG ATGTACAAGCATTCCAACAATAAGGCCATGACCACTGGGGCAATCGCTGCGATGCTGTCCACAATCCTGTACTCCAGGCGCTTCTTCCCCTACTATGTGTACAACATCATCGGGGGGCTTGATGAAGAAG GAAAGGGAGCCGTGTACAGCTTTGACCCGGTAGGGTCCTACCAGAGAGACTCGTTCAAGGCTGGAGGCTCAGCCAGTGCCATGCTGCAGCCCCTGCTTGACAACCAG GTTGGTTTTAAGAACATGCAGAATGTGGAGCATGTCCCACTGTCCTTGGACAGGGCCATGCGGCTTGTGAAAGATGTCTTCATTTCTGCTGCTGAGAGAGATGTGTACACCGGGGATGCACTCAAGGTCTGCATCGTGACCAAGGAGGGCATCAGGGAGGAGACTGTTCCTCTGCGGAAGGACTGA